The following DNA comes from Erigeron canadensis isolate Cc75 chromosome 3, C_canadensis_v1, whole genome shotgun sequence.
CAATGGGTTCGTCCCTGGGCTCGTTCGACATATAGGGACGAGTCCACACCGTTGGGTGGAACTCGTTCCACGCTCGTCCGCCATGCTCGTCCGGTGCTCCCGTTCCTGGAGGGACGAGTTGTTAAttacgttttttatttttattttttctttcctatatatatatatatacacacacataaatatatagatatatgtgtatggaagaaagttattttgagaactcctaaaaaaaaagaactcaggAAACAAtctggaccactcattttcttatattttctctctcctccattaaataagaaaattcacccaaatcaattaaaatgctttatctcacaaaccgtaaatcgttagatgaaacaaaaaacatgggtagtcttataatttcatcctctttcattagagatccaattcgatataactttgatgactttttaattttcattttttttcccatcacgttcatcctacacatgtgtaggatcattgttttcacatgtaaattagtaaatgaacatatgtacacaacaatgaaggtcaagggcggagcccatcaatttatggcagagccatggtggccaaggacggagcccgtcagtctatggtggagccatagcggctaagggcggagcccgttaggtagatcacccctcactggtcaccccctatgacctatcaacctctatgacctattaccctatgacctatcaccctctatgacctatcacccccactagctttggtttatgaatatccttaagggcgaagcccattccgaatcataatttttgttcaacctacacatgtgtaagttcaatctacccatgtgtaagttatgtgtaacaacaaaaaaaaacgaaaattaaaaagtcgtcaaaagtataccgaattggatctctaatgaaagaggacggaattttaagactactcatgctttttgtttcgtctaacgatttacggtttgtgagttagaacattttgaatgatttgggtgaattttattatttaaatgaagagagagaaagagggaaAAAATGTGTGGTCCAGATTGGTtcctgagtttttttttttaagagttctcaaaataactcacccctatatgtatgtatttaactATAAAGAAAGATGGTGGCTTTTCAAAATTTTCCGGCGGTCGGAAAAATGCAGCAATGCAGTAGGCCGAagtaatgaagaagaagaaatgggttttatgctttttttttttttttttttttttttttgtcttttttcacttttaacctttttattttatcattttttagtttaggccctcatattttttttaactataaaaagctattttttaaaattattatcatcatcatcatcatcattattattattataaaagtaatataaatagatatttaAAAGGGTAGAATTAAATAGTTGGTGGATCCAGGACTAGTCCTTGAGGGATGAGTCCATTGGGTGCATTTTGAGGATTAGTTCTTGGAGTGTTTTTTTCTGATGTGGCGCTGACAAGGACTAGTCTTTGGGGGATGAGTGGTCACCATTGAGTACCCTCTTATAATGTTTACAATCAAACTCGAATAGACCAATTGGCTTTTAATACTAACAACTTTTAAGTACGTTTTAGACTGAATCTATATTGAGGTGTTATATCACATATTAAACGCGTTCTACATGCACAATGTAGTATGTACTACTTACCTTATAGAGAAGTGCCTTCTCCACAAAAGACTTTCAATTCCAAATATGGCATTATGTGTTTCACTAGGCCACGCAACATTTTAAAACTTCTACCacttatataataacaataaaagtatattattgctaagtatttaaatttaaacatttggttAGTGATGAGTGATAGTGTAGCAAATAAACATAGAGGGAACAATATCCATCAATAAGGACCACCATATAGAAAGTGAGAGCTTAATATACCCTTTAATAACATTACAATATTATACTTACTATTTGCACGGACTATTAGGATTCAATATCTATTAGAGATCGAGTTAATTATATCAATAGTTAAATGGTAATATTAACTTTCCAGTTTTGAACATATACACTTTTTTTAGGACTACTCGAAAAGAAAAGATGGACACTTATTTGTGACAATAGACTCAACCCGGTCTCACTCGGCCTGGTCATTTCGGGACGGAGGGAGTACGAAAATGGTATCTATTTTCTTGCTACTCCAAAATGAAAAtaggattaaaaaaataaaaaagtatgagGTAAACATGTAAgatgtatatttatatagggACTAAATATGTAACTACTAAGGTCGACAAGCACTGGGTAACAATGAGGGGCGGACTTTTGCAAAACAATGGGACACATGTTGCCATCTGGACCAATAAGCCAACACAGCATCTTATTTACTAAGCTGTCAGAATAGCATCCCCTGTCTACATAACTGTTTAATCCTTTGGACCTATAGACAGTTACGCCATAACTATATTTATAAGACTTACCCCCAATATAAGTTCCATTCATATGTATTAAATCCAGGCTTAAAGTAAGAGACATCAATTAAAACAGCTTATTTGGTTTAATAACAATCAAAACATGTCtgacttaattaattagttaatgggGAATAATATTGCTATAACAATATTTAACCATTGACAACAATATCTACATTATATAGTTGTATACgttataataaaatttgtatatttattgTAGATGACTAATTTATGTTGtaacaatatcattttttttaattaattgcgAAACATgtacattttgtttatatatataaaactttatatttatatatgtcaaaataAAGACAAATGCAAATTTTCTTATCTTAATTTATTCTTTCAATGAGCATTTGCAAATAACAAACTCACATACGTACCCTGTGATCTTTGACCCGAAGTGAACTTCTGTTCAAATTTCCTACTACTAAATATTCGAAAGTATGAGTTATACTTCCAGTAACCTAGTGGTTGTggactaaaaaaaaaatcggtGAAGACTTGGGTTATAATCTCCACCCGTGGTGGCCCTGAGAATTTTAACACTCCGGTCGAGCAAATAAAATTATGCCCTCAACTTTaaccaaattcaaatatataaataacttttttttataaacggTAACTAgcattataacaaaaaattatatatgcataataagatCATAATTTTAGAATTACATACCATAATAGTTACTTATTTACCCGATGAATCGTGAAACTTTCCTAGCATTCTTCATAGCAAATTGATTAATTAGCTCTTCACAGTTTATGTTCTCTAAGATTTCGTTCTCGATAGCTATCATGGTCTACTAAATCTTTCTTGAGACATTGTTGATCGTAAATAAGATTTcaataatttttaacacatcatttaacaaattatacattttatatataatacatacataaaaaagatTCCAAAAATTTATGCCcctcaaaaattatgtctcggCCGGAAATCGTGTTTGCATACCCTCTAGGTCTTCCCTGATCTCCACATGTTACAACTTTAGAGTTACTCTCTAGACATGTGGcttatttaaaaagtaaatgacACCACGGATTACAAAAATAgacatttaaaaaaagtttaaatgtcTTCTCTCCACCTTTTTCAACTCTCCACCTTGGCGTTTTTGTGGGTGATTTGGAAACTACGTAACGAATGCATCTTCTCCAGGAAGCAACCATCCCTCCGTTTCGCTTTCATTGAGCTCAAAAGAACAAGCTTCCTTTGGCTATCTAATAGATCGTCCTCGGATATTTCATGGTCCCTTTGGAACTCCTTTTCAATGTAATTGTTTACTTTGCTTGTTTtcctctatttattttcaccttGTATGTACTTACTAGCTTCTTGCTAGAAGTTTCATATTAATAATACATccttttaatgttaaaaaaaaaaaaagtttatggaTGAACTACACTATCCTAAATGGGGTGTCGAGTGAGTCTCAACATCACCTTTTACATGTTGTCTTTGAGGGGAGAGGTAAAACTACCATTAAAGATGTAAAACTACTATTAAGGGGCTGTTtggtttaaaattttcaattgaaaatacaaagaaattttaattttcttttattgatgGTTAACTTAACAAGACGACGAAAGAAATCCAAATTCCTTTCTATTAAATTctattaaatctttaaattagttaaataaaatttgagtatatgattattttaagaaaatttttaaacgAAGTTTTTCGAGTtttacttaacgtgcataaaaaaattatacattttcatatcaaaaatccAACCCTGAATTTTATGTTAAGTGTATAATTATTCAATGCATTTTAACGAAAATACTTAAATCTTAAGACCTTttattttagtgtataaataaataaaatacaatgtgATTCCCATTTTCTCATAAATAAGTAGATTGAAACTGACCCTTCAATAAATGAGGGACCATTATGTACTTTTGGAATTGTTTAGGGGGTAGTAGTTAGTGGGTCTTCCTTCACTTCTGTTGGAAGTCCCTTCTCTGCAAAgagaaaaatatacatatacatatacaaaatttagagtatatatggagtatatatatatataactatatatatgtgtgttagagagagaaaaaaataaataaaaagaaaccaaaGAAAGAAGGAAAGGTACAAACTAGAATAAGTACATGGCACCTCTTTATATATTCTCATAACACATATCTCTCTTTTTCCCTCTGTTCTTTAGACCTCAAATTTCAAATAAGTTTGTTAATGAAGTAAACAATCTTGTATGTTTCTTCTTGGTCTTTATGAAATGGGTTTTCTTAAATAAATAGTACTATTCATTGGGGGCACAAAAGTCAGTTTCTTCAAGATATGAAAGAAAAACTAATTATGAAGAACAGAGGAGATCATCATCAGCAACAACAATCTTCAAGAAGCTTTATATCACAAAAATGGACACTTTTATTATGTATTGGAAGTTTTTGTGCTGGTTTACTCTTCACCAATAggtattatttatatatcatcTCAACTATTTTCTTTATTAGTACCCAAAAAGTCATTTTTTCATATCATATAATAAGGATTATGCTAACAcacaataaaatattttaaataaaataactcCCTTCTAAAAATGGCAAGAGCCAAGAAGTTTTATTCTTagaataaaagtttatataaaaaaatgcaaTGAAAGTACGAAATTGGATGTATTGAATATTgatgtttctattgttatggtAACAGTTTaattcaaaaggaaaaaaaaaatggtagttgaaacttgaaagtgtACTAGTGTTGTTTCAATAAACATTTTTGTGGTGTAATATTGTATGAATCATGGGCTTTCTATATTTAGAAGTTTTGTGATATATTCTGTTACATAAGTCCCATTCCTTGTAACAAATTTGCAGATCTAATTTATGATGCTTTTAGTGCTTTTGGTCTTTGATGTTTAGTACTGTAATTTGTTTATGAAGAAACTTTTTCATGATTGGTTTCTGCCACTTGATCATTTTGTGTACTTTtttctaaaacaaaatttaCCTTTTGGGAAATAAAGAGATATATGGGCAGTTTTGTATATGGTGACTATTTTGGAAGTATGTTACAAATTATAATGATGTTGGATTTATAAGTTATTAAGAAATTGGTTACAGAATGTGGGCAGTGTCTGACTCTAAACTTATTACAAGACCAACTTTTCTAGAATCCGAAGGCCTAAAGTTAGTATCGGAAGGATGTGATCTAAGTAAGGTATGTGTTAATCTCTTTAAGAAATTTTGAAGTTATATTtacccccctttttttttgttaaagattCATTGTTGTAAATTTGATTAATTTGAGTTGTTTGGTTACAGATTAAGAATGTAAAGCGCGATCCAAAAGAGATATTTGGGGAGGTATCGAAAACTCATCAGGCTATACAGTGAGTCGTAGCtgcatcaaattttattttttttagcttttgttTTTTGTGAAATATATGTGTTTATGATGACTGGTTTGTTGATATAGGACATTAGATAAAACAATATCGAGCTTAGAAATGGAGTTAGCTGCAGCACGGTCCATTCAGGAATCAATTGCGAATGGATCTCCAATATCAGAAGAAGACACAAGGAGTTCAACTGAGAAGAGAAAGTATTTAATGGTTGTTGGCGTTAATACAGCTTTTAGCAGTCGTAAAAGAAGAGATTCTGTGCGAGCTACTTGGATGCCTCAAGGTTCATAAGACTCTGATCCGGAAGAGGGAaaatggatgggttgggtaacgggCCAAGTTAGGGGTTGACCCGAAAACACCACAtctccaaaaagaaaaaaaaaataataataaagtgtgTCCAGGGATTACAGAAACTAGTTTCATTTCTAAATATAATCTATTtcttacaaaataaaaagttttaggTGTGTTTATGAACTAAAGATACATTTTGAGATACTTTCGACATGTTCAATCTATATGACTCATTTGCAACTGATTTAACTTTTACCATTTGACCCAATAGTCATAAAACAAAATGTGAAACGATAAGGAAATGGCCCCAAATTGGCCCATGTAATTTGCATGATTATTGCTTTACTTCTTGGTTCATAGTCTAACCTCATTATCTTTAACTTTGGAATGTGTAGGtgacaaaagaaagaaattagAGGAAGAGAAGGGCATTATAATGCGTTTCGTCATTGGCCAtaggtacttttttttttccttaatcaCATTTGTAAATAGTAATTAACATTATAATCTATTGTAATTAACTTCCACGTTTGTTTGCTAATTTTTGGATACAACGTTGTTGTGATATTTCAAAACAATAATAGTTTGTTTGTAACAATGATGGACAAAGTCAGGTCCCTCCAACTATATCAACCAAAGAGCTTTTGTAAAAATAAAGCATGATAATGTTAACTTTTCAGAATCTCATGTGCCTAGATTTTGATACTGTTAATCATTTGAGCTTCATGTTTAAAGTTTATCAGATCTAAAGTCATGctatcaatttttatttatttgtgaaTCAAAAAAAGTTATGGAACTTGAAAAAGTAGGTATGGGTGCAAATTAACCCAATAATCTGTATGTTTGCTTTTGCCAGTGCAACGAAAGGGGGCATACTAGATCGAGCTATTGAAGCTGAAGATAGAAAGCATGGTGATTTCTTGAGACTGGTGCGCCTTGTTGATCTTTTCTTAATACTTCGTAATAAATTGGTTAATCTATCTGAAATTCCTAAAAACTAATTGCGTATGTGCAGGACCATGTAGAGGGATACCTAGAATTATCCGCAAAGACAAAACAATATTTTGCAACCGCTGTTACTATGTGGGATGCTGAGTTTTACATCAAAGTGGACGATGATGTCCACGTGAACATAGGTAACTTTGGTCTCTCCATACTTAATAGTCCATGTTAGATTCAATTGTGACATATTATTAACAACTACAAAAGGTTTATACCGCTCTGCTTACAAATTACTCGTATTACTTTGCTATTAAGAGCTACTGTATATAAGTGCTTGATTTGCATTTAGGACGTTTCAGTCCTAAAACTAGCATGCTCATAATTTGACTATACTGATTCTAACGTGTATCAAGTCAATTATGCAACCTAACCCGTGTTGAATCTTAACTGCAGCCACACTAGGTCATACTTTAGTTAGACATAGGAAGAAAAAAAGGGTATATATTGGATGCATGAAATCTGGTCCAGTACTAGCTCAAAAGTAAGTCAACTAATCTTCTTGtatattaaatacatttatTGAAAGCCTTCAACTTGTTGCATTGTATTGATTAATGTTTGATGTAACAGAGGAGTAAGGTA
Coding sequences within:
- the LOC122591130 gene encoding probable beta-1,3-galactosyltransferase 2, with the translated sequence MKEKLIMKNRGDHHQQQQSSRSFISQKWTLLLCIGSFCAGLLFTNRMWAVSDSKLITRPTFLESEGLKLVSEGCDLSKIKNVKRDPKEIFGEVSKTHQAIQTLDKTISSLEMELAAARSIQESIANGSPISEEDTRSSTEKRKYLMVVGVNTAFSSRKRRDSVRATWMPQGDKRKKLEEEKGIIMRFVIGHSATKGGILDRAIEAEDRKHGDFLRLDHVEGYLELSAKTKQYFATAVTMWDAEFYIKVDDDVHVNIATLGHTLVRHRKKKRVYIGCMKSGPVLAQKGVRYHEPEHWKFGESGNKYFRHATGQLYAISKDLATYISLNQHVLHKYANEDVSLGSWFIGLDVEHIDDRRLCCGTPPDCEWKAQAGNACVASFDWTCSGICRSVDRIKEVHRRCGEGENAVWAATF